From Falco cherrug isolate bFalChe1 chromosome 4, bFalChe1.pri, whole genome shotgun sequence, one genomic window encodes:
- the NXPH1 gene encoding neurexophilin-1 has protein sequence MQAVYWYAVLLLQPTLYLVTCANLTNGGKTELLKSGSSKSTLKHIWTESSKDLSISRLLSQTFRGKENDTDLDLRYDAPETYSEQDLWDWLRNSTDLQEPRPRAKRRPIVKTGKFKKMFGWGDFHSNIKTVKLNLLITGKIVDHGNGTFSVYFRHNSTGQGNVSVSLVPPTKIVEFDLAQQTVIDAKDSKSFNCRIEYEKVDKATKNTLCNYDPSKTCYQEQTQSHVSWLCSKPFKVICIYISFYSTDYKLVQKVCPDYNYHSDTPYFPSG, from the coding sequence gttaCGTGTGCAAATTTAACAAATGGAGGAAAAACAGAACTTCTAAAATCAGGAAGCTCCAAATCCACACTAAAGCACATATGGACAGAAAGTAGCAAAGACTTGTCCATCAGCCGACTGCTGTCACAGACTTTTCGTGGAAAGGAAAATGATACAGACTTGGACCTGCGATACGATGCCCCAGAAACTTATTCTGAGCAAGATCTCTGGGACTGGCTGAGGAACTCCACAGACCTGCAAGAGCCTCGGCCTAGAGCAAAGAGACGGCCCATCGTCAAGACTGggaaatttaagaaaatgtttggcTGGGGCGATTTTCATTCCAACATCAAGACTGTGAAGCTAAATCTGTTAATAACAGGGAAAATCGTTGACCATGGCAATGGGACGTTTAGTGTTTACTTCAGGCATAACTCCACTGGTCAAGGGAATGTATCTGTGAGCCTAGTGCCCCCTACAAAAATAGTGGAATTTGACTTGGCACAACAGACGGTGATTGATGCCAAAGATTCCAAGTCCTTTAACTGTCGAATTGAGTACGAAAAGGTTGATAAGGCTACCAAGAACACACTCTGCAACTATGACCCTTCAAAAACCTGTTATCAGGAGCAGACCCAGAGCCACGTGTCATGGCTCTGCTCCAAGCCCTTTAAAGTAATCTgtatttacatttccttttataGTACAGATTATAAACTAGTACAGAAGGTGTGTCCCGATTACAACTACCACAGTGACACACCCTACTTCCCATCAGGGTGA